In the Candidatus Eisenbacteria bacterium genome, GAGCGCTATCGGGAGTTCCGGGCGGACCTGCAGCGACTACGCGCCATCGATCGGGAGGAGAAGCGGATTCTCATGGCGTTGGCGGAGGAAAGGGCTATCCACTACGAGTGACAGAACTCATTGCCATCGCAGGTGTTGGCGGAATCGGAAAATCGCCAGAATGGCACATGCGACATGCGGAATGTAGGCTTCTCGGCGGGCTATGTCGAGTTCGGATTCCTCGGCGACGCGGAGCTGACGGCTGGCATCGTGGTGATCGCCGTCGACCTCTGGTTTCCTCCGCTAGGCGAGGGACGCACCTACAGCGTCATTGTGCGGGAGCAGGACGGCTCCGCCGACGACTTCGCGTCGCTCATGTTCGGCGATGCGGGAGCGATCCAACTGGGTGACGCTGCGGGATACGCCGGAGTGATCGCGTCGTACCAGCCCGAGCGCACGACGCGGCTCATCCTTGAGTACGACATGGACTCGCGCACCTACGACATCTGGGTCAATGGAGTCAGGGTTGTGGACGATCGCTCCCACGGGATCACCGAGAGCGGGATCGGCAGTCTCTACTTCGGCTGCGTCCATGACCCCGACATCGAGGGCTACTTCTTTGTGGATGCGATCAGCGTGAGCGACACCTTCCACGAGGTCGCGACCTCGCGCGAGAGCTGGGGAAGTCTGAAGGGCGCCTTCCGCAGGTAGGCCCGCGGGAAGTCCCTTCCGCGGTCGCCTCTCGGCCGCGACCCACTCGGCGCGGCTCGGCTGGCTCGGTCGCGAAACCCTCGGTCGCGAAACCCTTGTTGCGCGCCGCCCGGAGGCGTAACATGGGCCTGCCCGCTTGTGTGGCGGGCGCAGGCGTCCAGGAGCGCCACGGCACAGAGGGGATCGAATGAGTGGGGGATCGAAGGCCAAGGCGGCGGCAGCGGCCCGCGGGATCTCGATCCACTCCACGCGTCTCCAGCTCGTCCTCTACAGCTTCCTGCTGGTCCTGACCCCTTTCATTCTCCTGCAGAACTTCCTCGTCGACATGGTGGGCCAGGTCTCGGGCTCCACGCTCTCCATCGGCGGGCTGCGAGTTCCGATTGTGCCGCTCGCGGCCTTCGTCCTCCTGCTGGCAGCCGCCATCAGGTTCCGCCGGGCGATCAAGAGGCGCTGGCTCCTCGCTATGGGGATCGTGGCCCTCCTGGATGCCCTTGCCCAGCAGGTCACCGACATCTACTTCGGGCACAATTTCTACGACCTGCAGCAGAACTGGCACTACATCGCCTACGGTCTCTTCGCCTTCATGGTCCATCGCGACCTCTCGCCGAGGGGGATGCCCCTGGCCCGCATCCTGTGGCTGACGTTTGCCCTGGCCACGGCCTTCTCCTGCTTCGACGAGTACTTCCAGCTCCGCATGAGCAGCCGCGTATTCGATCTCTCGGACACGGGCAAGGACATCCTCGGCAGCATCATGGGGATGGTGATCATCTGTGTCGGAGGCAGGCGGTGGCAGGAGCTGCTCCAGGGATGGCGGCGGATCGGAAGCGCCGGTTTCCGTGGCGCCTTCAGCAATCCCGTGATCATCCTGGCGATCATGACCGCGTTCGATCTGATCTTCCTGTCGGTCGCTTCCCTGCTGAGCGACTTCGAGTACGCGGGGGCCGCCGTAGGCATCACTCTGTCGCTGACCGGCCTTCTCCTATGCGCCTTGGCCCTTCTCTTCCGGCCCTGGGGACGGATCCTTCTCGCCGCGGCCGCCGCCGTCCTTCTGGTCTATCTGGGGTATAGCCACATCAGGCCTCGGAATACCCATGTGAGCGAGAACCGATACGGATGGACTGTCTATCGAGGGATTCCGATTCCGTTCTTCGACCTGCTCGTCTACCCGAACGGCGCCTTCCGGCTCGTGGACAAGAAACACTACTTCAACTCGAGGGACCAGCGCTTCCTACTGGCGCAGAAGAGCGACATCATTCTGATAGGAACAGGAGATCGCGGCCTGGGCGGGAAGGGTTTCCCCGAGGTCGCGAGCGTGCAGTTTCTCTACAACCCCCATCTGGCCCGGCCGACGCAAGTGATCCTGCTGAGGACCCCGGAGGCCTGCCAGCTATTCAATCGCTTGAAGAAGGAGGGGAAGAGTGTCCTCTTCGTTCTCCACAACACCTGCTAGGGAGAAGTCATCTACGGAGCGCCCGCCCGCCGCTTCTCGCCGGGAAGGAGGGACTCGGGGCTCCCCCGGGCGCGGGCGCACGGCCCTCACCTGGTTTCTCCTCGCGGTCTGGGCCGTTCTGATCGCCTTTGGCCTGATCTCGATGACCGATCCCAAGTGGCTCGACAAGTACGCGCAGGCCGGCAAGGAGGGGGAGGCTGCCGCCTATAAGCACTACGGCGACACGGAGCTCAAGAAGGGCAACTACCGGGTCGCCATCGCCCAGTACAAGCGCTCCCTCGAGATCCGCTCCGATCAGGCCGATGTCCTCGTGAATCTGGGGATCACCTATCTCAAGTCGGGCGATCTGTCGCGCGGGGAGGAGGCGCTGCAGAAAGCCAAGAGGATGGAAATCACCCCCATTGTTGGTCGGTCGCTCCACTACTACCTCGCCGAGTTGAACGAGAAGCATGGCCGCAGGGACGAGGCGATTCGAAACCTCGAAGACGCCCTGGCGGCGGGTATCCGGCCGGATGTGGCCTACAGGAAGCTCGGGACGATCTACCTGGCGCGCGACGACTACCAGCGCGCGCGGGAGTTCTTCGAGAACGCGCTCGCGGGGCAGCAGGATCTGGCCGAGCCTTACCTGGGGCTTCTCCGCCGCTGCGAGGAGGGGGCCGCGGAGGACGCCGAGACCCGGGCATGGCTTGCGTCCGAGCAGTCGCGGACGATCTCCGAGTCCGACCTGGGCCGCTATGACCTGGAGTCGATTCGACAGATGCATGCTCGCGACCCGGAGCTGGCGAAGACCCACAACCACCTGGGATTGATCTCCTACAAGCTGGGGGATCTTGACGGCGCGATCGAGCACTTCGAGCGGTCGGCTACGATTTGGCCGGGCAATGTCGATGCCACCCGTAACCTGCAGACCCTGAAGGCGATGCGCTTGAGGGGCGGCTCCTGATCGGATTCCGTATCTGCCCCCGGTGGAAGATGAGAAGGAGTATGGAGTAAATCCGCCATCCGCGACGAGTTTTATAGACACTCTGAACTGGACGTTCCGAATCCCCCTGCGCTTCTCGACCCAGTATCCTCTGGCCCGGACCCAGCCGATCGACTAGGCTCGGCCGTTCCTGGAACACAATGCTTGGCGCCGCTGATCACAGGAGCGCCAGGTCACTCGGAGGAGGAATGATGAAAAGAAAGCTCTGCGCCGTGACGCTCTGCTGCGTGATCGCCGGGCTGCTCGCCCACTCGCCCGCGCGGGCGCAGATCGAGGCGAACCTGGAATCGTACACGGGAAAGAACGCTGAGGGGTATCTCACTCCCTTGACGGAAGGATTCGGATCCGCCCTGCAGTCGGGCGTCTTCAGGTCGGCCGCGATCCCGAAGGATGGATTCCACATCAACGTGGAGATCAAGACCTCCTTCATCACGTTTGGCGACGACGACAAGACCTTTACGGCCGTCGCGCCGGAAGGCTTCTTCCTGGTTGGCGACCCGATCGCGCCGACG is a window encoding:
- a CDS encoding tetratricopeptide repeat protein, translating into MSSSFSTTPAREKSSTERPPAASRREGGTRGSPGRGRTALTWFLLAVWAVLIAFGLISMTDPKWLDKYAQAGKEGEAAAYKHYGDTELKKGNYRVAIAQYKRSLEIRSDQADVLVNLGITYLKSGDLSRGEEALQKAKRMEITPIVGRSLHYYLAELNEKHGRRDEAIRNLEDALAAGIRPDVAYRKLGTIYLARDDYQRAREFFENALAGQQDLAEPYLGLLRRCEEGAAEDAETRAWLASEQSRTISESDLGRYDLESIRQMHARDPELAKTHNHLGLISYKLGDLDGAIEHFERSATIWPGNVDATRNLQTLKAMRLRGGS